A portion of the Aricia agestis chromosome 1, ilAriAges1.1, whole genome shotgun sequence genome contains these proteins:
- the LOC121729557 gene encoding uncharacterized protein LOC121729557 has product MKPNDCQDSEEHNNVTGDVIGDTAYSERFVLKLLLKLADLEKLKDEVLEKTFEDDLCTLWDMTAERDVVLFLLKHDVLNLLSFAWPVFESARIVEIVVGVIANMCCQKEAQDALLKMETFVAFLVEYSKSDDSLVIIQVLRLINSSLYLAEDTQTLAWMRIFVGAGYSNALYYVLKNSSKKDLLITALENFNTICSCCNIDQCRRDFFGHFVTTEALECLSTAFSEITNNQKYLCQKDELERILIITLQILLNLVGFEKTTEIFSENKVRILKIISYIFTYYEKKFVTQKEIDLDLVDIIESTKTIITILGLSEISNLDTFFLQSFNMWKILKFISNTDKSSSLNFEVEDKEELQNFSQQMKNSLSNLIAVYMNKCSEDNVLKVVDKVSLRLDYEEILCSLQDPLLTEVKSRLSPYHGKFEKTESISR; this is encoded by the coding sequence ATGAAGCCAAACGATTGTCAGGATTCCGAGGAGCATAACAACGTTACGGGTGATGTTATTGGCGACACGGCATACAGCGAGCGATTCGTTTTAAAACTGCTGCTGAAATTAGCAGATTTAGAAAAACTGAAGGATGAAGTTCTTGAAAAAACATTCGAAGATGACCTCTGCACGCTGTGGGATATGACGGCTGAACGAGATGTCGTCCTATTCCTTCTCAAACATGATGTACTAAATCTACTGAGCTTCGCATGGCCCGTATTCGAATCTGCCAGGATTGTAGAAATCGTAGTCGGCGTTATAGCAAATATGTGCTGTCAGAAGGAAGCACAAGACGCTCTGCTCAAAATGGAAACATTTGTCGCATTCCTCGTTGAGTACTCCAAATCGGATGACAGCTTGGTGATAATACAAGTTTTACGACTCATCAATTCCAGTTTGTACCTGGCCGAGGACACTCAAACTTTAGCCTGGATGAGGATATTTGTGGGCGCCGGCTACTCCAATGCTctgtattatgtattaaaaaacTCTTCCAAAAAGGACCTTTTGATCACTGCCTTAGAAAACTTTAATACAATTTGTTCATGTTGTAACATAGATCAATGTAGAAGAGACTTTTTCGGGCACTTTGTTACGACTGAGGCTCTGGAATGCCTGTCCACAGCATTCAGTGAAATTACCAACAATCAGAAATACTTGTGTCAAAAAGATGAATTGGAGAGAATACTGATAATAACATTACAAATACTATTGAACTTAGTGGGCTTCGAAAAAACCACAGAAATATTCAGTGAAAACAAAGTGAGAATACTCAAAATAATATCTTACATTTTCACGTACTATGAAAAGAAATTTGTTACTCAAAAGGAGATAGATTTGGACTTGGTTGACATTATTGAGTCTACGAAGACGATCATTACTATCTTAGGACTGAGTGAAATCAGCAACTTGGATACTTTTTTCTTACAGAGTTTCAATATGTGGAAAATTTTGAAGTTTATCTCGAACACTGACAAAAGCAGCAGCTTAAACTTTGAGGTGGAGGATAAGGAGGAATTGCAAAATTTCTCACAACAAATGAAAAATTCACTAAGCAATTTAATTGCTGTGTACATGAATAAGTGCTCCGAAGACAATGTTTTGAAAGTAGTTGATAAAGTTAGTTTAAGACTAGACTATGAGGAAATATTGTGTTCGTTACAAGACCCCTTACTAACTGAAGTTAAATCTAGGCTTTCACCATATCATGGTAAATTTGAAAAAACTGAATCAATTTCAAGATAA
- the LOC121726098 gene encoding uncharacterized protein LOC121726098 has translation MDSAKEQSCKQYITKITILLPSKKNFCKEYKKICNEEESVKYIYLGIIRVTEEAIRIGNIDKFKNACKIIEYINSIENVTWLQETYEHENNPFNKSNVIILACKYNKCNILKHIFHSENRILLNLSVDIGRDKFKLTDRDVSGRTAFYYAILGNNVELLNTLCSDWPYTYQSEPAYLQELDDVISDAYSELKLRNVLLSEEIQFYVEYKLIDLRFFHNAGNHSQYRNIRPNLSVVKERIELVIQCNELLQAEYCGEKKVDEMFIYVASFVAQNIDVLKRQIKCTYDRLPWEEIEFCLICFISGQKNYDIINMIYKTVLKKTTILDHLQHFINILDEEKHNIKGADVGSNIPKLKREVVVENIINKNKALTALYTDFEEVRNVYSMTKIITYIELALDSDPQEKMGQLIIERALLITGEYLKNSLESPNLSDSISNILLCSGLQNDTLIILRSIRNLLSHSQSLINRMDTVKNNNSNNIYCIIQNDLKKIKTEINEILVESKSNAVKKILMKILELNDYDEIMELVSIFKNIKISETDLNNNIKCDERETIEKLVKELKSKITNRTFQQEKLLQEISLIIDRGETNVQSSEEIIRFGVLWLKNISKADFHEKEVAGMKVTISNFLEKLTPKIDNEGLTRIIALSRILYNNINVKNKQEQSEKLINKLSCGLKNVSQLSFQILDDPSLKKHDEYEEIKCLIQKISYYANFSLNQVKGLEALKIRYEENKPDYTTIVNNSPEDSLNERLQTLYSVLKFDDFEPYKLIQQFDSFGKNLKVQVATESLVFDVLEISKNYLSNNLLLFDTNCPILIGKCLRNHLAHGNAIVDIFPYSSARSLFGNAIKFIKAKGSSIIRDNLFIGQPIINNPCDIKNRFDHNIDMIKSQDEMFKALKEGNFDKLLELTKAGAEIRGRNFITMSTLHIAACGGNIDIIKFLIANGLDIESKDMDGQSPLFMAVRNGKMDIVKYFIEDKKLSIDNVDNSGRTILHVAALAGHNIIIEYLLGKNANVSVKDRNGYSPVHFAIIRNHTKAAITLLQKESNVDLNEVCGGFTPLHVAAEHGHLDVVNYLIGRNANINAKNDNNWIPLHGAALKGHADVVKVLLLNGSEVYVKSVDGSTPLHYAVENGSETVANVLLESGEKNDDFYENLNSVLPYACYMGNEAIVGLFLKYNVNINKQTKDRRTASHGAAERGHHKILTMLVRQKANINIESSDGATPLKLAIKGNYIEAVKLLLNYGANINCKSGLKQFTSLHVAASIGNEIILEMLIKQGAKINDLNIDGYSALHIATQCGHTKSVQTLIYYGADYDNFANYNFSPIHMAATEGHAEIVDIFLKQNVDVNSTANFQEGKVSPLHCAALTGDLDTVKTLVKSGANIDGIGFGNYTPLNVAIDMGHSEVFKFMLKERNAVHSTSAFASYLHSAVRQGNSEILELLMKNGEKASIEHLFTAILASNTDVVKTILKYQKFDLNAKYENITLLTLAAVSGNKNIIKILLQFGADPNKGDFLYPLYIAAYFNNVEIISVLLKSGAQVNTRCEGGSTPLHIAAIRGNTNVVEILLDNGADAEIKDDKNRTALELAIANKHFLVVKTLFQSLKDIINSKGNDDYSLLHIAAQEGDCDIVRYLIREGANIHAKNLLGSKPIHIAAREGHANLVELFLCEGLSLYDPGASNQTVLHYATLKNKLEVVKFLIGKSFDVNVKDANGRTSIHFAAEFGFKKIVQFLLDNSAVYNAVDNFDCTPADLTKNAHIKRILKFTKSLFESVKQNKYLDVENLIRNGASVKAKNTGDVTTLHYAAWKGYNETVISLLKYNADPNISGKNGYSCLHFAAKFGHVDVVKSLLTNGAVYNAVDHNGKTPLYFAENKSIVHLLNLINDCFKNVENSSSRVIEILKTVKDMGTIKAIMNAQNINKQTLLVVAILKKYPLAEQLKNILQVDVSTQLNKAELLITQEKCQEALYILNDILQKRKEIFGLHSPSTIDIQNRIASALYKQRKFQEAHRIFCETYDIQKAILGENCEDTLDTKSNIGLVLHRLGEDERAVTIYEDVFKKQRDLLGRCHGETLKTQLHMALVLDSIGRHDEALKNNQEVFEMSILGGHTLMSLSSQNNIAMVLGHQKKYEDAIATYKDVYERKKQFLGPYHSDTIRTLHNIGTVHHESKDFDKALNVFKDVYEIQKRHLGPSHLDTLITQTNIAEILFRQGKAYGAIRNYKQCYNQMKAILGENHKNVVSIQAKMNAIIELSKVKGHDISTIVEDDTILHTAVNNQNLELVKDILSSEFDINTKDCEGRTALHYAANTGNVRILRTLLQNGADVFQVTNKGNTPLHTAVSKEMKEIIEEFLKHVKKHNPRRSRELLDAKTNVGGTTALHICTQKGNHDLAVVLLQNGACYNVKNAQQKSPLQVAKSGSDVQMLLSYIDRLFLTLQLNQKDKVQSLINEKYFEVDNLRKAILYARDSTGKTLLQIATREVAQFMLEKLKSG, from the coding sequence ATGGATTCCGCAAAAGAGCAATCGTGTAAGCAGTATATAACGAAAATAACGATACTGCTTCCGTCCAAGAAAAACTTTTGTAAAGAATATAAGAAGATATGTAACGAGGAAGAAAgtgttaagtatatttatttaggCATCATAAGAGTAACTGAAGAGGCAATTCGTATCGGTAACATAGATAAGTTTAAAAATGCATGTAAAATTATTGAATATATTAATAGTATAGAAAACGTAACTTGGTTGCAAGAGACATATGAACACGAAAACAATCCTTTTAATAAAAGTAATGTCATTATTTTAGCGTGCAAATACAATAAGTGTAATATCTTGAAGCATATTTTCCATTCTGAAAATAGAATACTGCTAAATTTATCGGTAGATATTGGTAGGGATAAATTTAAACTAACAGACCGTGACGTATCAGGACGCACCGCTTTTTACTATGCTATACTTGGAAATAACGTTGAACTTCTCAATACCCTGTGCAGTGATTGGCCGTACACATATCAGAGTGAACCGGCTTATCTTCAAGAATTAGATGACGTTATTTCGGATGCATACTctgaattaaaattaagaaatgtGCTACTTTCGGAGGAAATTCAATTTTATGTCgaatataaattaattgatCTCCGTTTCTTTCACAATGCTGGTAATCATTCGCAATATCGAAATATTCGACCCAATCTCAGTGTAGTCAAGGAACGTATAGAATTGGTCATCCAATGTAATGAACTCTTACAAGCAGAATATTGCGGTGAAAAGAAAGTGGACGAAATGTTCATTTACGTGGCTAGCTTCGTAGCTCAGAACATCGATGTGTTAAAAAGACAGATAAAATGTACTTACGACAGACTGCCTTGGGAAGAAATAGAATTTTGTCTTATATGTTTTATCTCTGGGCAAAAAAATTACGACATCATCAACATGATATATAAAACAGTTCTAAAGAAAACGACTATTCTGGACCACCTACAACACTTTATAAATATTCTAGATGAGGAAAAACATAACATAAAAGGCGCTGATGTCGGTAGTAACATTCCGAAGCTCAAACGAGAAGTCGTGGTTgagaatattataaataaaaataaagctctCACCGCTTTATATACAGACTTCGAGGAAGTAAGAAACGTTTACTCTATGACGAAAATTATAACATACATAGAGCTAGCACTCGACTCAGACCCTCAAGAAAAGATGGGCCAATTAATTATTGAGAGAGCCTTGCTAATAACTGGagagtatttaaaaaatagcttGGAGTCGCCTAATTTATCTGATAGTATTAGTAACATTCTACTCTGTTCTGGATTGCAAAATGATACACTTATAATTCTACGGTCGATACGTAATTTACTGTCGCACTCACAATCATTAATAAATAGAATGGATActgtgaaaaataataattctaataacATTTATTGTATTATTCAAAATGATCTTAAGAAGATCAAAACAGAAATTAACGAAATTTTGGTAGAAAGCAAGTCAAACgccgtaaaaaaaatattgatgaaGATACTTGAATTGAATGATTACGATGAAATCATGGAATTGGttagtatttttaaaaatattaaaattagtgAAACggatttaaacaataatattaaatgtgaTGAGCGCGAGACAATAGAAAAATTGGTAAAAGAGTTGAAATCAAAAATAACTAATAGAACATTTCAACAAGAGAAACTTCTTCAAGAAATAAGTTTGATAATTGACCGAGGAGAAACTAACGTACAGTCGTCAGAAGAAATAATCAGATTTGGTGTTTTGTGGTTAAAGAACATAAGTAAAGCTGATTTTCACGAAAAAGAAGTTGCAGGAATGAAAGTAACGATAAGCAACTTTCTTGAAAAGTTGACCCCAAAAATTGATAATGAAGGCTTAACTCGAATTATCGCTTTATCtagaatattatataacaatattaatgtaaaaaataaacaggAACAAAGTGAAAAATTAATCAACAAACTTTCTTGTGGCCTTAAAAACGTCAGTCAACTTTCATTTCAAATTTTAGATGATCCATCACTTAAAAAACATGACGAATACGAAGAAATAAAATGTCTAATTCAAAAAATTTCGTATTACGCAAATTTTAGCTTGAACCAAGTTAAGGGGCTGGAGGCATTAAAAATTAGATATGAAGAAAATAAACCAGACTATACTACTATTGTAAATAACAGTCCAGAAGATTCCTTGAATGAACGGCTTCAAACGCTATATAGCGTACTAAAATTTGATGATTTCGAACCTTATAAGTTAATACAACAATTTGATTCCTTTGGTAAAAATCTTAAAGTACAAGTTGCAACAGAGAGTTTAGTTTTTGATGTTTTAGAAATAAGCAAAAATTATTTGagcaataatttattgttatttgataCTAACTGTCCTATTTTAATTGGGAAATGCTTACGAAACCATTTAGCCCACGGAAATGCTATAGTTGACATTTTTCCATATAGTTCCGCGAGATCATTATTTGGTAATGCTATCAAATTCATAAAAGCAAAGGGTTCCTCCATCATAAGAGACAATTTGTTTATAGGTCAACCAATAATAAACAATCCATGTGATATAAAGAATCGCTTCGACCATAACATTGACATGATTAAAAGTCAAGATGAAATGTTCAAGGCTTTAAAAGAAGGTAATTTTGACAAATTACTTGAGCTAACTAAAGCAGGAGCAGAAATAAGAGGTAGAAATTTTATAACCATGTCTACTTTACATATTGCTGCATGTGGGGGGAATATAGATATCATAAAATTTCTCATAGCCAATGGCTTAGACATTGAATCCAAAGACATGGATGGTCAGAGCCCCCTGTTTATGGCCGTAAGAAATGGAAAGATggatattgtaaaatatttcataGAAGATAAAAAATTATCGATAGATAATGTAGATAACAGTGGCAGAACTATTCTACATGTAGCGGCTCTAGCCggccataatataattattgagtATTTACTAGGAAAAAATGCAAACGTATCAGTAAAAGATAGAAACGGCTACTCACCTGTTCATTTTGCCATAATTCGCAATCACACGAAGGCTGCTATTACCCTCTTACAGAAAGAATCAAACGTTGATTTGAATGAAGTCTGTGGCGGATTTACACCTTTGCATGTAGCTGCTGAACACGGCCATTTAGAtgtagtaaattatttaattggaAGAAATGCAAATATTAATgcaaaaaatgataataattggaTACCATTACATGGCGCAGCATTAAAAGGCCATGCTGATGTTGTCAAAGTATTACTTTTAAATGGGTCAGAAGTTTATGTTAAATCAGTAGATGGTTCTACCCCCTTACATTATGCTGTAGAAAATGGCAGTGAGACGGTTGCCAACGTATTATTAGAATCCGGTGAAAAGAACGATGACTTTTACGAAAATTTAAACTCAGTTTTACCGTATGCATGTTATATGGGCAACGAAGCTATTGTTGGActtttcttaaaatataatgttaatattaataaacaaacaaagGACCGACGAACCGCGTCACATGGTGCGGCGGAACGTGGCCaccataaaattttaacaatgttAGTGAGACAAAAAGCAAATATAAACATTGAAAGTAGTGACGGTGCCACTCCACTTAAATTAGCTATAAAAGGGAACTATATAGAagcagtaaaattattattaaattatggcgcaaatattaattgtaaaaGTGGTTTGAAACAATTTACTTCTTTACATGTGGCCGCATCAATTggtaatgaaattattttagaaATGTTAATAAAACAGGGTGctaaaattaacgatttaaacaTTGACGGATATTCAGCATTACATATTGCTACACAATGTGGTCATACAAAAAGCGTACAGACTTTGATATACTATGGCGCCGATTATGACAATTTtgctaattataatttttcacCAATACATATGGCTGCTACAGAGGGACATGCCGAAATAGTTGATATATTTCTAAAACAAAATGTAGATGTCAATTCTACAGCCAATTTTCAAGAAGGAAAAGTATCGCCTTTACATTGTGCTGCTTTAACTGGCGATTTAGATACTGTTAAAACTTTAGTCAAAAGTGGTGCAAATATTGACGGGATTGGTTTTGGTAATTACACACCATTGAATGTGGCTATTGATATGGGCCATTcagaagtttttaaatttatgttaaaaGAAAGAAATGCTGTACACTCTACAAGTGCCTTCGCGTCCTATTTACATTCCGCTGTTCGGCAAGGCAACAGTGAAATACTTGAACTTCTAATGAAGAATGGTGAGAAAGCTAGTATAGAACATTTATTCACAGCAATTTTAGCAAGTAATACAGATGTAGTTAAAacgatattaaaatatcaaaaatttgATTTAAATGCAAAGTACGAAAATATTACCTTGCTTACATTGGCTGCTGTGAgtggtaataaaaatattattaaaattctcTTGCAATTTGGAGCAGATCCCAATAAGGGTGATTTTTTATACCCTTTGTATATAGCAGCATATTTTAACAATGTAGAAATTATTagtgttttattaaaaagtggCGCCCAAGTGAATACTCGATGTGAGGGTGGTTCAACACCTCTTCACATTGCTGCTATAAGAGGAAACACAAATGTAGTTGAAATTTTACTAGATAATGGTGCTGACGCTGAAATTAAAGATGATAAGAATAGAACGGCTCTTGAACTTGCAATAGCAAATAAACACTTCTTAGTTGTAAAGACTTTATTCCAAAGCTTAAAGGATATTATAAACAGTAAAGGGAATGATGATTATTCATTGCTACATATTGCTGCTCAAGAAGGGGATTGTGATATTGTACGATATTTGATACGAGAAGGTGCGAACATACACGCGAAAAACTTATTAGGTTCGAAACCGATACATATCGCAGCGCGTGAAGGCCACGCTAATTTGGTGGAATTATTTCTTTGCGAGGGCTTGTCTTTGTATGACCCTGGAGCTTCTAATCAAACTGTACTGCATTATGCTACATTGAAAAACAAATTAGAAGTTGTAAAATTTCTTATTGGGAAATCTTTTGACGTCAATGTTAAAGACGCTAATGGACGGACTTCTATACATTTCGCCGCTGAATTTGGTTTCAAAAAAATAGTCCAATTTTTACTCGATAATAGTGCCGTATACAATGCAGTTGATAACTTTGACTGTACCCCGGCTGATTTAACCAAAAACGCACACATTAAACGTATATTAAAATTTACCAAAAGCTTATTTGAAAGTGTAAAGCAAAATAAGTATTTGGATGTTGAAAACCTTATACGTAATGGTGCAAGTGTTAAGGCGAAAAATACTGGTGACGTCACAACGCTACATTATGCTGCTTGGAAAGGCTATAATGAAACtgtaatttcacttttaaaatataatgctgATCCTAATATAAGTGGAAAAAACGGTTACAGCTGTCTTCATTTTGCTGCAAAATTTGGTCATGTTGATGTGGTAAAGTCGCTTTTGACAAATGGTGCAGTTTATAATGCAGTTGACCATAATGGTAAAACACCATTATATTTTGCAGAAAATAAATCAATCGTCCATCTATTGAATTTAATAAATGATTGTTTCAAAAACGTTGAGAATAGCAGTTCCAGAGTGATCGAAATTTTAAAAACAGTCAAAGATATGGGTACAATTAAAGCGATTATGAATGcacaaaacataaataaacaaactcttcttGTAGTCGCCATCCTAAAAAAATATCCGCTGGCAGAACAGTTAAAGAACATATTGCAGGTAGATGTTTCTACTCAATTAAATAAGGCAGAATTACTTATTACACAAGAAAAATGTCAAGAAGCCTTAtatatattaaatgatatattgCAGAAGCGGAAAGAAATATTTGGTTTGCACAGTCCCAGTACTATAGATATCCAAAATCGGATAGCCTCTGCATTGTATAAACAAAGGAAATTTCAAGAGGCGCACAGAATTTTTTGTGAGACTTACGATATACAGAAAGCTATTTTAGGAGAGAACTGTGAAGATACATTAGATACAAAAAGCAATATTGGTTTGGTTTTACATAGATTGGGAGAAGATGAAAGGGCAGTTACTATATACGAAGacgtttttaaaaaacaaagaGACTTGTTAGGGAGATGCCATGGAGAAACTTTGAAGACCCAACTACATATGGCTTTGGTACTCGATAGTATTGGCAGACACGATGAAGCTTTAAAGAATAATCAAGAAGTATTTGAAATGTCAATTCTGGGTGGACATACTTTAATGTCTTTGTCGTCACAGAATAATATCGCCATGGTATTGGGTCACCAAAAAAAGTACGAAGACGCCATAGCAACATACAAAGACGTATACGAacgaaaaaaacaatttttaggtCCCTACCATTCTGACACAATAAGAACACTGCACAACATCGGTACCGTACACCATGAAAGCAAAGATTTCGACAAAGCATTAAATGTATTCAAAGATGTGTATGAAATTCAAAAACGCCATTTAGGTCCGAGTCACTTAGATACATTAATCACCCAAACGAATATAGCTGAAATACTATTTCGTCAGGGTAAAGCCTATGGCGCTATTAGGAATTACAAACAGTGTTACAACCAAATGAAAGCAATTTTAGGCGaaaaccataaaaatgttgtaagTATTCAGGCAAAAATGAATGCTATAATCGAATTATCGAAAGTAAAAGGGCACGATATTTCTACTATCGTCGAAGATGATACAATATTACACACCGCAGTGAATAATCAGAATTTGGAGCTCGTTAAAGATATATTATCGAGCGAGTTCGATATCAATACGAAAGACTGTGAAGGAAGAACAGCGTTACATTATGCAGCAAACACAGGCAATGTAAGAATTCTTAGAACGTTACTACAAAATGGTGCAGACGTTTTTCAAGTAACGAACAAAGGTAACACCCCGCTGCACACTGCCGTTTCCAAAGAAATGAAAGAAATAATCGaagaatttttaaaacatgTGAAAAAACATAATCCGCGTAGATCCAGAGAGCTGCTCGACGCTAAAACTAACGTCGGAGGTACAACGGCACTCCACATTTGCACACAAAAAGGAAACCACGACCTGGCTGTTGTGCTGTTACAAAACGGTGCCTGCTACAATGTAAAAAATGCGCAGCAGAAGTCGCCATTACAAGTAGCCAAATCCGGGAGCGACGTTCAAATGCTTTTGAGTTACATCGATAGACTTTTCCTAACTCTACAACTTAATCAAAAAGACAAGGTTCAAAGTTTAATCAACGAAAAGTATTTCGAAGTTGATAATTTACGCAAGGCTATTTTATATGCGCGTGACAGTACCGGAAAAACCCTCCTTCAAATTGCTACTAGGGAGGTTGCTCAATTCATGTTAGAAAAGTTAAAGTCAGGGTAG